One window of the Candidatus Schekmanbacteria bacterium genome contains the following:
- a CDS encoding OmpH family outer membrane protein, which produces MKKKLVSLMVCILMLGVSFLTFAETRVAVVDLQSVLNNSKKGKEAIKMLENEFEEKKKELDKKEQELKALQDEITKRAAFWSDKIKAEKEEEFNKKLKDWRRMQVDLKDEFERKNKNYTDKILMDIIELVKEVGKNDGYDVIIEKQNAIYVADVADLTPRIIQLYDSLNAQGSK; this is translated from the coding sequence ATGAAGAAAAAATTAGTTTCACTTATGGTTTGCATTTTAATGTTGGGAGTTTCTTTTCTGACATTTGCAGAAACGAGAGTTGCAGTAGTGGACCTTCAAAGTGTGTTGAATAATTCAAAGAAAGGCAAAGAAGCAATAAAGATGCTGGAAAATGAATTTGAAGAAAAGAAAAAAGAACTTGATAAGAAGGAGCAGGAATTGAAAGCTTTGCAGGATGAAATAACAAAGCGCGCCGCCTTCTGGTCTGACAAAATAAAAGCTGAAAAGGAGGAAGAGTTCAACAAAAAGTTGAAAGATTGGAGGAGAATGCAGGTTGATTTGAAGGATGAATTTGAAAGAAAAAATAAAAACTATACTGACAAAATCCTGATGGATATAATTGAATTGGTAAAAGAAGTTGGCAAAAATGACGGCTATGATGTAATTATCGAGAAGCAAAATGCTATTTATGTAGCGGATGTTGCTGACCTTACTCCAAGAATAATTCAACTTTATGACAGCTTGAATGCTCAGGGAAGCAAATAA
- the lpxD gene encoding UDP-3-O-(3-hydroxymyristoyl)glucosamine N-acyltransferase: MKTVKEIADFLGGELKGSPNDKITNVSGIEDADEGDITFIAAKKFIEAAKKTSATAVITPVEIPECSASQIIVKNPYLSFARVVELFKGKKRAVIGIDSRASIGENVKLGKDVSIYPYAVIEDNVEIGDRVRIYPGVYIGSNSKIGEDSTIYSNTSIREETIIGNRVTIHSNTSIGGDGFGYVQEDGKHIKIPQVGNVIIEDDVEIGSNVCIDRATLGVTIIREGTKIDNHVQIAHNVEIGKNVILVSQVGISGSCKIGDNVMLAGQVGIADHVRIGDNTMVGAKSGIGRNIPANSMVSGAPAFDHRKWRRTQACLPKLPDLFKRIRELEKKISRLEKEK, translated from the coding sequence GTGAAAACAGTAAAGGAAATTGCTGATTTTCTTGGTGGTGAATTGAAAGGCAGTCCGAATGATAAAATAACCAATGTGTCTGGAATCGAAGATGCAGATGAAGGTGATATAACATTCATTGCTGCAAAAAAATTCATAGAGGCAGCAAAAAAAACTTCGGCAACTGCGGTTATAACACCTGTTGAAATTCCTGAATGCAGTGCTTCTCAAATCATCGTTAAGAATCCTTATTTGTCTTTTGCACGGGTAGTTGAGCTTTTTAAGGGGAAAAAGAGAGCTGTCATTGGAATTGATAGTCGAGCATCGATTGGTGAAAATGTCAAATTAGGAAAGGATGTTTCAATTTATCCTTATGCTGTAATTGAGGACAATGTTGAAATTGGAGATAGAGTTAGAATATATCCTGGTGTTTATATTGGCAGCAATTCAAAAATAGGCGAAGACTCTACAATATATTCAAACACTTCAATTAGAGAAGAAACGATAATTGGCAACAGGGTTACTATTCATTCGAATACCTCAATAGGCGGCGATGGTTTTGGATATGTGCAGGAAGATGGCAAGCATATCAAGATTCCGCAGGTTGGAAATGTTATAATAGAAGATGATGTTGAAATTGGTTCAAATGTATGTATAGACAGAGCAACTCTTGGAGTGACGATTATCAGAGAAGGGACCAAGATAGACAACCATGTCCAAATTGCCCATAATGTAGAAATTGGAAAGAATGTCATTCTTGTTTCGCAAGTAGGTATATCAGGAAGCTGTAAAATCGGCGACAATGTTATGTTGGCTGGACAGGTTGGCATCGCCGACCATGTACGTATTGGTGACAACACTATGGTAGGAGCAAAATCGGGAATAGGAAGAAATATACCGGCTAATTCAATGGTCAGCGGAGCTCCTGCTTTTGACCATAGAAAGTGGAGAAGGACACAGGCATGTCTGCCTAAACTTCCTGATTTATTCAAAAGGATACGAGAGCTTGAGAAAAAAATCTCGAGGCTTGAAAAGGAAAAATAA
- a CDS encoding acyl-ACP--UDP-N-acetylglucosamine O-acyltransferase, with protein MIHKTAVIEEGAVIGDDVSIGPFSVIGKDVQIGDGTVISSNVRIEGWTKIGKECRIEAGAIIGGPPQDFKYKGQKSFVIIGDNVKIREYVTIHRSSKEGGATTVGSGSMIMAYSHIAHDCQIGNDVVITNYAGLSGHVQVEDKAIISGFVGIHQFCRIGKLALVRGFSGLSKDIAPFTIVWGITTVPYGLNVVGLRRSGIKGESLEELKKMYKIFFQSGLSTEDALVKINEEVEQTEEVKHFIDFVRSSKRGVCKREKTEGDIF; from the coding sequence ATGATACATAAAACAGCAGTAATCGAGGAAGGTGCAGTTATTGGAGATGATGTCTCAATTGGTCCCTTTTCGGTAATTGGAAAAGATGTGCAAATTGGAGATGGAACAGTCATTTCTTCAAATGTGAGAATTGAAGGATGGACAAAGATTGGAAAGGAGTGCAGAATTGAGGCAGGTGCAATTATAGGAGGGCCGCCTCAGGATTTCAAATACAAAGGGCAAAAGTCTTTTGTCATTATTGGAGACAATGTAAAAATCAGAGAATATGTTACAATACATCGTTCATCGAAAGAAGGAGGCGCAACAACGGTTGGAAGTGGCTCTATGATTATGGCTTATTCTCATATTGCTCATGATTGTCAAATAGGAAATGATGTTGTAATTACAAATTATGCCGGTTTGTCAGGGCATGTGCAGGTGGAAGATAAAGCCATTATTTCAGGTTTCGTCGGAATACATCAGTTTTGCAGAATAGGGAAGCTTGCATTGGTTAGGGGGTTTTCAGGACTTTCGAAGGATATTGCCCCTTTTACTATTGTTTGGGGAATTACAACAGTCCCCTATGGTTTGAATGTTGTAGGATTGAGAAGAAGTGGAATAAAAGGTGAAAGCTTGGAAGAATTGAAAAAAATGTATAAGATATTTTTCCAATCAGGGCTTTCTACAGAAGATGCGCTTGTAAAGATTAATGAAGAAGTTGAGCAAACAGAGGAAGTTAAACATTTTATTGATTTTGTCAGAAGTTCAAAGCGCGGAGTTTGTAAAAGAGAAAAGACAGAAGGAGATATATTTTGA
- the fabZ gene encoding 3-hydroxyacyl-[acyl-carrier-protein] dehydratase FabZ yields MFNIDRILKLLPHRYPFLMVDKILEFEKEKRMVGIKNVTFNEPYFLGHFGEYPVMPGVMIVEALAQLGCILLLQSTEEYQKIVYFRSIDKVKFRKKVRPGDVLKMEVIVTNRRGPLWKVVAKAFVDDEVVTEGELQAFVSDENLDDLKKSK; encoded by the coding sequence ATGTTCAATATTGATAGAATTTTAAAACTTCTTCCCCACCGTTATCCTTTTCTAATGGTAGACAAGATTTTGGAATTTGAGAAAGAAAAGAGAATGGTGGGAATAAAAAATGTGACTTTCAATGAACCGTATTTTTTAGGGCATTTTGGCGAATATCCAGTTATGCCGGGAGTGATGATAGTAGAGGCACTTGCTCAACTTGGATGTATTTTACTCCTGCAAAGCACAGAGGAATATCAAAAAATTGTTTATTTCAGGAGTATCGACAAGGTAAAATTCAGAAAAAAGGTAAGGCCCGGCGATGTACTGAAGATGGAAGTCATTGTAACAAACCGCCGCGGACCGCTATGGAAGGTAGTAGCAAAAGCATTTGTTGATGATGAAGTGGTAACTGAGGGCGAATTACAGGCATTTGTGTCTGATGAGAATCTCGATGATCTAAAAAAGTCTAAATAG